Part of the Perca fluviatilis chromosome 22, GENO_Pfluv_1.0, whole genome shotgun sequence genome, GCAGCAGCCGCGGGTtggactccaacctgcggccctttgctgcatgtcattccccctgtctttcccctttcatgtcttaatctgtcctgtggaaataaaggcctaaaaatgtcaaaaaaaattatcttaaaaagaagaagaaaaaaaaattgtgtcaCTGCACCTCACTTCAATGTAGCATAAACACTGTCATCAATATCTAATGTGATATAGCAGCAATTTCTTCCCCCAAATATAACAAGTTTGAGGCCTTGAATGTTGTTTATAAACTTCAAAAGTTACTTTGAACTAGATGTCCAAGTGAGTATAGAAGCagtgccttctcttttcttttctggccTCAGCGGGGGAAAGTATCCAGGAGAGGGCAGCTGCTGGAGAGTTACACAGGAGGCTGATCCGCAATCGCAGGAATATCAGCTGGTACAAACAGAACTCTGACTTCTGGGGCTGGTACAAGTACTTCACTGACAACGGCAACCAGGAGGCAGtaagtacacacacaaaaaagggaCCCGCAAATGGATTCCAATGATACAatttaatatgttttaaaaatgctctaatcaatattttcatatttgagTCCGATAACTAAGGTGAAAGGATAAACCCACAGATAAATTATAAttcaactctgcagttcccctcaatTCTATGGAGCACTTTAGCATCTTTTATGGCCCACAGCTCTACGGTTTCTTTAATCAGCTAACCAATAaacgcctcctcctcccctctcagGTTCAGGAGATGGACCGCATTTACCTGGCCTACCTCCAGAACAAGAACCGTGCTGAGGGACGTCGCTCCTACAAGGCCTACTTGCGCCACCTGGGGGAGATCTACAAGTCCTGTGCCGATTCTGATGACCCCAACTGCGTTTCTTCCCAAACCAGCAGGCCCATACCTAAGCCAGAGGCCCCCAAACCTAAGCCTGTGAAAACTTGTGACCCCACCAAGGACACCTACTGCCTGTATGCTGCTTTGGTCCAGGGCAAGAGCCCCTACCTGCCCCTGGTGCTCCCGGCTGAGACCCCCGCCCCGGCACCATCGAAGGCCCCAGCCCCTCTGTACACCCGCTCTGCTGCTCCAGCGAAAGACCCGCAGTCAGGGTATTACTACTATGCTCCATCCGCAGTGTCTTTCCTTTCCAAGGTATGCTTCAAGACATTTTAGGTAGTAATTAATATATTGAGGTTCAGCAATTTACTTCAGGCTGTTGCAGAGTGATGTACCTGTAGCAAAGAATCGTACCTAAAAGCAATCATGTGTAAAGAGAACTCTGTGGCGGTGCCCCTCCTCCAATTGATTCAATATGGCAATTCCGAGAACAAAGggctaaataaaaaacaacctAACTGCACAATTTTCCCTTGATTGCCTTAAAattttgacaaaacaaaacttATCCTATCAAAATAAGTTGAAACATGATGtatcaaataaaaacatcagCATATAGTGGCTTTAAACTACAATATATAGTACATGTAGTTTCAGCCTCAATGACATGCTACAAtctctgcattttttttctcatgcttTAGGAGCAGAAGGCCGAGCTGCTGCGTATCTGCGCCTCTGATGACGTGGAGTGTCTGCAGTACCACCTGAGAGCGGCCCACGGGTATGGACCCTCCGCCGGACCCCTGCCTTCCTACGCCCACCTCGGCTGTGACCCCAAGAAAGACCCCAACTGCAAACCCAAACTTGTGCAGAAAGCCCCCTCTGGTCTCTACCTGCAGTATCCCAACTGTGATCCACTCCGGGATCCCCTCTGTGCCCACGCTGCCTCCCTTGtggtatgctttttttttattatagtaaaagatgctttttgtttttttatgttttcatttgCATCCATGCCTTGATTATAATATTTTACGGTGTTTCTACTGTGTTGCGTTCCTCCAGGCGGCCCGTGCCCCTAACCCTCCTGCCCCTGCTGGCCCTGGATCCTGCAACCCTCTTTATGAAGAAGGCTGCAACCCTCTTACTGCCACTCGATTTGCCACTCCCCCTGAGGCatacaaaaatgaggaaaaagatGAGGCTGCTGCTATTCGTGCTGCTCCCCCTGCTGAGCAGAACACCGACCCCTATGCCATGTTTAGGGATGCTTATGCTAATGCTAACAGAGTCACTGATCCCTATGCTATGTACCGCCAGGCTAGTGCCCCCGTTTCTCCTCCAGCCAATGACCCATATGCCATTCTGCGCCAATTCATGGCCCATGCTCAAGGTAACAACCCATATGCTGCTCCGCGCATGCAGGCTACTCCAGAGTCCAACCCCAATGATCCTTTCTCTGCAATCCGTGAGGCGGCAGCCGCAATGCATCGCCACGGCCCTCCCACCCCTAGGCAGCAGTTCCCTTTTTCCAATCCCAATCATGAAGAGCCTGCTCAGGAGGAGCACCACCCTCTGGGCCCCCCAGGTAAAACCAAGGAGGGCTATGACTGCTTCATAGGCTACGATCGTGAATGCTACCCTGTGAAGCCCAACGAGCCTCGTTCTGGAGTTCACCGCCGCATCCCCTACCCGGCCGAGGCGTACGAGCCCCACCTGAATGCAGATGGCACCCGAAACGGAGTCCTGGAGCCTTCCAACCCACACTGTGACCCTGAGTACGACCGTGACTGCCGCCTGCGCCGCTATGAGCATCAGCCCGAGCCCCAGCCTGAGTATCACGCAGAGGAGGACCACAACCAGGGGGCAGCAGAGAGCGAGCAGCAGCCGGAGCAGCAGGAGCAGGAGCAGTATGAGACAGAGCCCTACCAGAGTGGCCAGGAGGAGCCTCACATGTCCTACCAGCCACTGTCACAGGGTATGCCCAGCCTCCAGGACATACTGAGGCGCTACGGAGACCAGTACCCTGAGCAGGATGATCACAGAGCCTACACAGGCGATTACCGCAACAAATAACATgccaacacacgcacacgcacacacacacacacacacacacacacacacacacacacacacacacacacacgcatgcagatGGACATGAATACACAATCCCATGAGTTCTTGTAGCTTAGTCATTGACCGCCTCACGCAGCGCTCAGTCCTACCTGGACCAGATATGGGACACGAGAGAAGTTTATGGACCCAATGAGCGAGTATGCACGCTCAGAAAGCCGAGGGTGTTCCAGCAATGTTTTCATCTCTTTAGCTGCTTTAGAACTGTTGCTTTGGCCTATTGCTTTCCAATTTCCACTTCCTCAAACCACCCGAATGTGTAATGACTTCTCAATGCTCAGCTTTGCTTCTGTATGCATCTCTCCAAAAATTGTTTTTTAGATTTGTTCGTTACCTTTTTTCAGTGATGGATTATGtaaagtttttttcattttgaatgtTCTAATAAAAAGCTCTTGAAAGCTGGTTTGCATATTATTCACTGAATCTTGCCATTTGACTCAGCCATGTAGTACACTGACACAACTGACTCCCGAAGCAAAAACATGTTGTGGGTGTTTAGGtgttac contains:
- the and1 gene encoding actinodin1, which encodes MTGRRKTSFSGVFIATLLAVILLPAFLSAGPIGQKPKGDAGESIQERAAAGELHRRLIRNRRNISWYKQNSDFWGWYKYFTDNGNQEAVQEMDRIYLAYLQNKNRAEGRRSYKAYLRHLGEIYKSCADSDDPNCVSSQTSRPIPKPEAPKPKPVKTCDPTKDTYCLYAALVQGKSPYLPLVLPAETPAPAPSKAPAPLYTRSAAPAKDPQSGYYYYAPSAVSFLSKEQKAELLRICASDDVECLQYHLRAAHGYGPSAGPLPSYAHLGCDPKKDPNCKPKLVQKAPSGLYLQYPNCDPLRDPLCAHAASLVAARAPNPPAPAGPGSCNPLYEEGCNPLTATRFATPPEAYKNEEKDEAAAIRAAPPAEQNTDPYAMFRDAYANANRVTDPYAMYRQASAPVSPPANDPYAILRQFMAHAQGNNPYAAPRMQATPESNPNDPFSAIREAAAAMHRHGPPTPRQQFPFSNPNHEEPAQEEHHPLGPPGKTKEGYDCFIGYDRECYPVKPNEPRSGVHRRIPYPAEAYEPHLNADGTRNGVLEPSNPHCDPEYDRDCRLRRYEHQPEPQPEYHAEEDHNQGAAESEQQPEQQEQEQYETEPYQSGQEEPHMSYQPLSQGMPSLQDILRRYGDQYPEQDDHRAYTGDYRNK